In the genome of Ignavibacteriales bacterium, one region contains:
- a CDS encoding cytochrome C, protein MFKNILLTSFILLLLSNFIYAQISPGDLTKAHADLEGMSNCTKCHELGEKVYNSKCLDCHTEIKALINAGRGYHSGSEVKGKECYSCHSEHHGRNFRIINFNPDNFNHSKTGFNLEGVHQKKECKDCHQSKFISDSKLKKRSSTYLGLDTKCASCHEDVHQTTLGNNCGSCHNNNSFKPVTSFDHNKAAFKLSGSHEKVECSKCHLSEKRNGKDFVKFKGTSFATCASCHKDPHQGKFGSNCQSCHSTVSFQQINTGSFDHNKTSFPLAGRHTRVKCDNCHKEGLTKKIKHENCFDCHEDYHKGAFVLNDKTKDCKECHTETGFSPSLFGYDNHQKAAFALTGMHMAVPCINCHRKDEEPWKFRQIGLKCIDCHQNIHRTELAAEYLSNNDCSSCHSVDAWHTIKFDHNKTDFKLLGKHSEATCADCHNKKGETKTVTIFSSIKSNCEFCHTDIHFGQFKVGETSDCSNCHTFDNWKPEKFDHEKTRFSLKGAHEKLKCIQCHKVESYETSLFVKFKMEDFKCASCHS, encoded by the coding sequence ATGTTTAAAAATATTTTGTTAACAAGTTTTATACTCCTGCTATTGAGCAATTTTATTTATGCGCAGATCTCACCGGGCGATTTGACTAAAGCTCATGCTGATCTGGAAGGGATGAGCAATTGTACAAAATGTCATGAACTTGGAGAAAAGGTGTACAACTCAAAGTGTCTTGATTGTCATACAGAAATAAAAGCACTGATAAATGCAGGAAGAGGATATCATTCAGGCAGTGAGGTTAAAGGGAAAGAATGTTATTCCTGTCACAGCGAACATCACGGCAGGAATTTTAGAATAATAAATTTTAATCCCGACAATTTTAATCACTCAAAAACAGGATTTAATCTTGAAGGAGTTCACCAGAAAAAAGAATGCAAGGATTGTCATCAGTCAAAATTTATCAGTGATTCTAAGTTGAAAAAAAGATCATCAACTTACCTGGGACTTGATACAAAATGTGCAAGTTGTCATGAAGATGTACATCAAACCACACTTGGTAACAATTGCGGTTCATGTCACAATAATAATTCGTTTAAGCCTGTTACGTCGTTTGATCATAACAAAGCCGCATTCAAATTATCCGGTTCACATGAAAAAGTTGAATGCAGCAAGTGTCATCTTTCTGAAAAAAGGAACGGAAAAGATTTTGTAAAATTTAAAGGAACTTCCTTTGCAACGTGCGCATCTTGTCATAAAGATCCTCACCAGGGAAAATTTGGTTCTAACTGTCAGAGTTGTCATTCGACAGTTTCTTTTCAACAGATAAATACTGGTTCTTTCGATCATAATAAAACTTCATTTCCATTAGCTGGAAGGCATACACGTGTCAAATGTGATAATTGTCATAAAGAAGGTTTAACAAAAAAAATAAAGCATGAAAATTGTTTTGATTGTCATGAAGATTATCATAAAGGTGCATTTGTTTTAAATGATAAAACGAAAGACTGCAAGGAATGTCATACAGAAACAGGATTTTCACCATCTTTATTTGGATATGATAATCATCAAAAGGCAGCCTTTGCTTTGACCGGTATGCATATGGCAGTGCCCTGTATAAATTGTCACAGGAAAGATGAAGAACCCTGGAAGTTCAGACAAATTGGTTTAAAGTGTATAGATTGTCATCAAAATATACATCGGACTGAGCTGGCAGCAGAATATTTATCAAATAATGATTGCTCTTCCTGTCACTCAGTTGACGCTTGGCATACTATAAAGTTTGATCATAACAAAACAGATTTTAAATTACTGGGGAAACATTCAGAAGCTACTTGCGCTGATTGCCATAATAAAAAGGGTGAGACAAAAACAGTGACAATTTTTTCTTCGATAAAGTCCAACTGCGAATTCTGTCATACCGATATTCATTTCGGTCAATTTAAAGTCGGCGAAACTTCCGACTGTTCAAACTGCCACACTTTTGATAACTGGAAACCTGAAAAATTTGATCATGAAAAAACAAGATTCTCCCTAAAAGGTGCTCATGAAAAATTAAAATGTATTCAATGTCATAAAGTTGAATCATATGAAACCAGTCTGTTTGTAAAATTTAAAATGGAAGATTTTAAATGCGCATCCTGTCATTCCTGA